A segment of the Streptomyces sp. NBC_00376 genome:
GAGCGCATCCACGTCCGAGGGCTGCACGCGCCCCTGGCCCGTCTCCAGCCTGTTGACCTTGGAGCCGCTCCAGTCGAGTTCCTTGCCGACCTGGTTGCAGGTCAGGCCGCTTTCGTCGCGGAGCTTCTTGAGTTCGATCGCCAGCCGGCGTCGGCGAGCTGTCGGTGAACCGGCCACATCAACTTCCCTTCAGATAACGAAGGTTCCATCCCATCGAAAGTGGTCGGCTTCGCCTATCACCCGAAGGAGCGAATCTCGCCGTGCACGTTGCATAAGGGGATTGTCGCTTGGCATTGTCTGAGTTGAGATAACTGTGAGTCGCCGTGCTTCACGAACGGTGAAGTGCAGGTTCCTGCTCCGGTGAAAGGCGTGTGCTTGTGGCGAACGGAATCGACGGCTGCATGACGCGGAGGCGCTGGGAGCTGCCCTTCTTGGCGGAGCCCGAAGAGGTTGCCGCGCTGAGACGCGTCGTGCGGCTGCACCTGCGATTGTGGGGTCTGTCGGACGTGGCCGATGCCGCCGAGATCTGTGTGAGCGAGCTGGTGGCGAATGTAATTCGGCATGTCGGCGCGGGGACGCCGAGCACGCTCGTGGTCGAGATGAACGGCACGCGTCTACGGGTCGCGCTCCGCGATTCTGGAGCCTGCGCCCTTCCCACACTTCTGTCCGCCGGTCCGGACGACGAGTCGGGGCGTGGCCTGGCGATGCTGGCCGCCGTGTCGGAACGGTGGGGCGTGATTCCCGGCACGGAGTCCAAGCTCGTCTGGTGCGACCTGGCCACGCCCCTGATCTCGCCCGCCGGCCACATCGACGATCCGAGGGTTGCCAAGAGCGAGGCGTGCCTGACGCTCTACGCGGGTGGCCGTGAGGGCGAGCATCCTGGGGCGGGACGAGTGGGCGTCGCGGCCCACGAGGAGGCGGCGATCGATCTGATCGCCGACCTCCTCCACTGGCTGCGCGCGCACGGCCACGACCCCGACGAGGCGCTTGACCGCGCCCAGTCGCACTTCGAGGCCGAGCTCGGAGCGGCTGGATGACCGCGGGGTCAGAGTTGCAGTGCCTCGTGGAAGAAACCGATCGACGGATCCTCCGGGGTCCCTATCAGCAGCGCGCGGTCGAGCAGGCCGTTGTTGTGTTCGCAACTGGTCTCGGGCAACAGCACGCACGCGTGGCAAGCGGCGAGGTTGATGCCGCCGACCCCGCTCGCATGGGATTCGACGCAGAGAGGGTCGGCCGAACACCACTGGGATCTGCGCAGCGCCGAGTGCAACGACGGCTCCAGGCGATCGGGTTCCCCCTGGGCGACCAGGCCGCCGAGACTGCCGGCGGAGTCGCTGGTTGCCGTACAGATGAGTACGCCCGCCATGGTGCCGTCCGCGTACAGCCGCTCCCTCAGGGACGCGGCCGGATAACCACCGTCCAGGCTCCATTCGTTGATCAGCGCGTGGGACAGGGTGTGCAGAAGCACCATGCGGGGACTCGCGGGCGAGTCGGGGATCAGCTGTGCGTCCTGCGCGCGCTCGCGCAACATGCGCAGGTGGTTGTTCCTGATCCGCTCGACCCGGGCGGCGACCGCGGCGCTCCGTGCCCAGGAGTCGAGCCGCTCCTCGTCGAGTCGGAGGAATACGCCCTCGCCCTGGACCTCCATGGCGGGCAGCCAGTCCATCGGGGTCAGCGACAGAGGTGCTTCGTGCACGTCGACATGTGTGTCGGGGGTGTCCACCCGGGAGAACGACTTGAGGGCCCGGACCTCGCGCAGTCGCTTGACCAGCATCGGGCCCGTCACGCCGTACGGGGCGAGGGGGGACGTGGAAGAGCGCGGAGGCTCACAGATGAACTGTTCCTCGTGGTCCGACTCGCTCTCGGGCTTGCCCTCGCTCAGCCGCTCGTACTCCTGTTTCCGCAGCGTCACATAGGCGTGGTCCGTGCCCTGCTCCTGCTCGGGTGCCACGTCCTCGTGATTCTCGGCTTCGAGGAGGGCGAGGACCTTGTCGACGGAGAACTCGTACGTCTCCTTCATGGTCAATGCCTTGAGATAGATCTTGATCGCGGCGGGGTCCGACCCCAGTTCGCGGAGGTCCTGCCAGTACGGTTCGAGGCGGGCGGCCAGGCCGTCGCTCCACGGCGGAATCGACAACGCGGTCTTCACGATGGGCTGCCAGGCCACGGACGAACCACGCTGGAGCCCCCGAGGAGTCTCCGAACAGTGCTCCGTCGGGGCGTCCTTCAGCCACGGGCGCCGACCGCTGCAGAACACCTTCAGCCCGGACAGTGCCTGGCGGCGCAACGCCCCCTCCATCGAGACCTCGGGAATTCCGCAGGTGCAGGAGATCAGGATGGAACGGAGGGACGCGGTCTTCCCGCTGGTGCGCAACCGCATCTCGCCGCCGCAGAATCCCGAGTCGCCCTCCTGCCGATTACTGCGATGGGCCCACTTCCAGTACGGGAAGTCGTCGATGTGGCCCTGGGCGCATGCCATGACGAAGCGCGAAGGGACCAGTTCCTCGTCACAGTCCCCGCACTCGTTCTTTCCCGGAGGGGAGTTGAATCCGCGGACATGCTGCAGTGCGTTGCAGTTGGGGCAGGAGTGCCACAGGGGGAACCTTCGGACCCGGACGCCGTCCTTGCTGGTGTCGTCGGACGCGGGCGGGAGCCGGAAGGACTTCACCCCGAGGACACGGGCGAGCCGATGCTCGTGGATGGTCGGTGCCTCGCTGACGTTCCACGAGTCGATTCCGCTCACCATGAACGACTCGTTGTCGACAGCGACCAGCGAGCCGACACCGTACGTCGTGATCATCTGGGCGCGGCGCACGGAGCCCCGCCGGGGGTAGCTGCGCTCGGGCGCTCCGCCGCGACGGCGACGGGCAGGGGGAGGGGTCATCGGGTTGCCTCCATGAAAAGGGCGGACTCGGCGTCGACATCCCGCAGGCTCCACAGAGTGGGCCAGGCTTCCTCGTTCTTCTCGTCGTCGAACGAGCGGAGCAGGGACGGCGTCCTCCTGCCGCGTTTCGGTTCGTAGGTGAGTCCGCCGTGGGCCGCCGCCTCGTCCGCCCACCAGTCGACGAACTCGTCGAAGGCATCGGCCGTGGCCCGGTACTCGTCCTTGTCGACCTCGCCCACCCTGGCCAGCAGCGCTGTCCTGACGATGTGCTCCAAGTCGTCCCGGAACTCGTCGATCCGTCCGGCGCCGTCATTCGGGCGTGCCGCCGGGATCAGGATCCGGGCCAGCGCGACCACCACCGCGTGCAACCCGCGCTCACGGGAACGGGAGGAGAACGGCGTCACACTCGTCGATTCCACCTCGCGGTACAGGGCGGAGTGGAAGTGCTGGAAGCTCTCGTAGTGCGAACGGTCACGGGAACGAGCGGAGTTGAGCATGACCGCCACCAGGCCGGGGTGGCGTCGACCCACTCGGCTGGTCGCCTGGATGTACTCCGCCGTGGTCTGGGGCTGACCCATGACGGCCATCAGTCCGAGCCGGTCGACGTCCACCCCCACGGAGATCATGTTGGTCGCCAGCAGGACGTCCACGACATCGGGGTGCGGCAGCCGCTGCTCGATCTGCTTGAGACGGGTGGGCACCTCGCTGGAGTTGGCCCGGCTCGTCAGCTCGGTCTGTTCCAGGATCTTCCGCTGCTCGCTGCCGTCCCGCTCCGCCAGGTACGCCAGGTAGGCATCGACGTCGTCGTGGACCTGCAACTCCGCCGCGGCGAGCAGCCGGAGGCTGTTGAAGTACCCGACAAGGGTCCAGTAGGCGTCGCGCACCTCTTCGGTGGTGTCGGCGCGCGCCGCCTGATGGAGGAGCGTCGCGTAGGTACGGATGAGCAACGACGACTGACTTGTGCTGGGCGTGAGCAGACCGACGTACTGCCGACTCGCCTTCCGTTCCCGAGGTGTCTCCACGGCGAACCAGGAGTCCCGGGCATCCAGTCCGGCCGGCGGGAACTGCGAGACCTCGCGGTCGAAGAGTGCCTTGCCCTGCCGTGAGGCCCGACGGATCGTCGCGGTCGACGCGATCACCTTGGGGCTGTCCGCGAGCAGGTCCACGGCGGTCTCGTACAGGCCGGTGAGGGTGCCGAGGGGGCCCGAGATGAGGTGCAACTCGTCCTGGACGATCAGCTCGGGCGGTGGTGTCCCGTCGGTGCGGTCACGGTTGAAGAGGGCAGCCGTCTGCTCGCGCCACGGCATCGCGGCGAACTTGTCGACGGTGGCGATCACCAGTGTCGGACGGGCGTCGTAGACGGCCTCGTCGACCAGGTGGACGGGCAGGCCCGCGTGGAAGTCGCACCAGGTGTCGGGGCAGCGGACGTGCATCCGCCGGGCGTCCTCGTCGACCTCGTACTGGAAGGCGTCGAGACGGGTGCCGCACCAGGGGCAGGCGTGGAGCTGGACCGGATTCTTCTCCTGGAGCTGCTTGCCCTTGCGGAGCTCGTTCAGGCTCTCCTCGGCCACCGACAGCTTGTTGGGGGTGGCGGACTGGCCGACCCACATGCCGATGGAGATGGGCTCGGTCCCCAGGGTCCGCTCGTCGCCCAGGCGAACGCGTTCCATCGCGCAGATCAGCGCGGCGGCCCGCTCGAACTGCTGAAGGGTCAGCAGACGCAAGGTGTAGCGCATGAGCACCGTGACGCCGGCGCCGCGCTCGCCGAGCCGAATGCGTCGCAGGAACGTGGTGAAGGCGATCAACCCCAGGTACGCCTCGGTCTTCCCGCCACCGGTGGGGAACCAGAGCAGGTCGGCGACCTCCCGGTCCTCGTGGTCGGGGTCGACGATCCCCTCCAGGCACAGCAGCATGAAGGACACCTGGAAGGGGCGCCAGCGGCCCAGGGTCTCGTCGGGGGTGCCGTCCCGCCCGTTCCGCACCCACTCGCTGCGGGAGCGCTGCTGGGCCATCGCGCGGTTGGCGAGTCTGAACGCCCTCATCGCGTCCGGCTGGGTGCCGAGGACCCTGATGCCGTGGCGCATCCGACCGAGAGCCGTGCGGCACTGCTCGATCTGCTCACGCGCCGGCGGCTCGTGAGCCGTGCCGGCGAAGGCGTCCGCCTCCGCCTCCTTGCGGTCGATCCACTCGGCGTAGCCGGACATCAGGCCGTTCAGCGCGGCGAGCACCTCGGTCTCCGGCAGCGTCGCCAGACCGTGCATCGTGAGCGCGGAGTCGTCGATGTCGGGGTTGGAGTCGGTCAGCAGCACTTCGCGGGCCGGGACGAATTCGGTCCGTACGCAGGCCGTCTCGGCCCGTTTCGTGTTGGGCGCCCCCACGGGGGGCGGCGTCCAGTCCCAGTCGGCCGCGCACCCGTGCCCCATGGCGAAGGTGGGCGCGTGCCGATGGAGGAGCCTGCTCGCCGCTACTTCCGGGTCGTTCGCCCGTCGGTCCGCGGGACGTTCCACGAACGCGGTCGCACCCGAAGGAGTGGTCACGGTGAGACGCGGCTGGTAGAGACAGAAGGCGTCCTGGAGTTCCCGCTCGCCGAC
Coding sequences within it:
- a CDS encoding helicase-related protein; this encodes MKDDNVHSAHYAVREGLVAQLRQDLLGPGAPDEILTQDPPITTYPIGVLFPRPADEEASDALRDDASEDDGSDASPLVRGGRDVEEAVPDTGAPLAGDRRPSSMGLTFAVDPAVSSSIVVHAGAAAYDPVDPQGRTITAKRAEARSTSEQNEHWRRRVLDLRPVTIDVTDPRTHRPDPLDTDGDVNIEVLVRPASASTGTVTVTVTLINSKKVGERELQDAFCLYQPRLTVTTPSGATAFVERPADRRANDPEVAASRLLHRHAPTFAMGHGCAADWDWTPPPVGAPNTKRAETACVRTEFVPAREVLLTDSNPDIDDSALTMHGLATLPETEVLAALNGLMSGYAEWIDRKEAEADAFAGTAHEPPAREQIEQCRTALGRMRHGIRVLGTQPDAMRAFRLANRAMAQQRSRSEWVRNGRDGTPDETLGRWRPFQVSFMLLCLEGIVDPDHEDREVADLLWFPTGGGKTEAYLGLIAFTTFLRRIRLGERGAGVTVLMRYTLRLLTLQQFERAAALICAMERVRLGDERTLGTEPISIGMWVGQSATPNKLSVAEESLNELRKGKQLQEKNPVQLHACPWCGTRLDAFQYEVDEDARRMHVRCPDTWCDFHAGLPVHLVDEAVYDARPTLVIATVDKFAAMPWREQTAALFNRDRTDGTPPPELIVQDELHLISGPLGTLTGLYETAVDLLADSPKVIASTATIRRASRQGKALFDREVSQFPPAGLDARDSWFAVETPRERKASRQYVGLLTPSTSQSSLLIRTYATLLHQAARADTTEEVRDAYWTLVGYFNSLRLLAAAELQVHDDVDAYLAYLAERDGSEQRKILEQTELTSRANSSEVPTRLKQIEQRLPHPDVVDVLLATNMISVGVDVDRLGLMAVMGQPQTTAEYIQATSRVGRRHPGLVAVMLNSARSRDRSHYESFQHFHSALYREVESTSVTPFSSRSRERGLHAVVVALARILIPAARPNDGAGRIDEFRDDLEHIVRTALLARVGEVDKDEYRATADAFDEFVDWWADEAAAHGGLTYEPKRGRRTPSLLRSFDDEKNEEAWPTLWSLRDVDAESALFMEATR
- a CDS encoding ATP-binding protein, whose amino-acid sequence is MTRRRWELPFLAEPEEVAALRRVVRLHLRLWGLSDVADAAEICVSELVANVIRHVGAGTPSTLVVEMNGTRLRVALRDSGACALPTLLSAGPDDESGRGLAMLAAVSERWGVIPGTESKLVWCDLATPLISPAGHIDDPRVAKSEACLTLYAGGREGEHPGAGRVGVAAHEEAAIDLIADLLHWLRAHGHDPDEALDRAQSHFEAELGAAG
- a CDS encoding DUF1998 domain-containing protein, which codes for MTPPPARRRRGGAPERSYPRRGSVRRAQMITTYGVGSLVAVDNESFMVSGIDSWNVSEAPTIHEHRLARVLGVKSFRLPPASDDTSKDGVRVRRFPLWHSCPNCNALQHVRGFNSPPGKNECGDCDEELVPSRFVMACAQGHIDDFPYWKWAHRSNRQEGDSGFCGGEMRLRTSGKTASLRSILISCTCGIPEVSMEGALRRQALSGLKVFCSGRRPWLKDAPTEHCSETPRGLQRGSSVAWQPIVKTALSIPPWSDGLAARLEPYWQDLRELGSDPAAIKIYLKALTMKETYEFSVDKVLALLEAENHEDVAPEQEQGTDHAYVTLRKQEYERLSEGKPESESDHEEQFICEPPRSSTSPLAPYGVTGPMLVKRLREVRALKSFSRVDTPDTHVDVHEAPLSLTPMDWLPAMEVQGEGVFLRLDEERLDSWARSAAVAARVERIRNNHLRMLRERAQDAQLIPDSPASPRMVLLHTLSHALINEWSLDGGYPAASLRERLYADGTMAGVLICTATSDSAGSLGGLVAQGEPDRLEPSLHSALRRSQWCSADPLCVESHASGVGGINLAACHACVLLPETSCEHNNGLLDRALLIGTPEDPSIGFFHEALQL